In Streptomyces sp. P3, one DNA window encodes the following:
- a CDS encoding aminopeptidase P family protein: MTMADEPTPATPDDAATAAGPETESEEPVKQRKNGLYPGVSDELAENMKSGWADTELRDLEPIAQAGETAARRAALSARFPGERLVIPAGNLKTRSNDTEYAFRASVEYAYLTGNQTEDGVLVLEPVDDGHTATIYLLPRSDRENGEFWLSGHGELWVGRRHSLTEAEKLYGIPAADVRELADRLREATGPVRVVRGHDAGVEAALTDKVTAERDEELRVFLSEARLVKDDFEIGELQKAVDSTVRGFEDVVKVLDRAEATSERYIEGTFFLRARVEGNDVGYGTIAAAGPHACTLHWVRNDGPVRSGDLLLLDAGVETHTYYTADVTRTLPVDGRFTEIQRKIYDAVYEAQEAGIEAVRPGAKYRDFHDAAQRVLTARLVEWGLVEGPVERVLELGLQRRWTLHGTGHMLGMDVHDCAAARVESYVDGTLEPGMVLTVEPGLYFQADDLTVPEEYRGIGVRIEDDILVTQDGNRNLSDGLPRRSGEVEAWMASLKG, translated from the coding sequence ATGACCATGGCCGACGAGCCCACCCCGGCTACGCCGGATGACGCTGCCACCGCAGCGGGACCGGAGACCGAGTCCGAGGAGCCCGTCAAGCAGCGCAAGAACGGCCTGTACCCGGGCGTCTCCGACGAGCTGGCCGAGAACATGAAGTCCGGCTGGGCGGACACGGAGCTGCGCGACCTGGAGCCGATCGCCCAGGCCGGCGAGACCGCCGCCCGCCGCGCCGCACTCTCCGCGCGTTTCCCGGGCGAGCGACTGGTGATCCCGGCGGGCAACCTGAAGACCCGCTCCAACGACACCGAGTACGCCTTCCGCGCCTCCGTCGAGTACGCGTACCTCACCGGCAACCAGACCGAGGACGGCGTCCTGGTGCTGGAGCCGGTCGACGACGGTCACACGGCCACGATCTACCTGCTGCCGCGGTCCGACCGCGAGAACGGCGAGTTCTGGCTGTCCGGCCACGGCGAGCTGTGGGTCGGCCGCCGGCACTCGCTCACCGAGGCCGAGAAGCTGTACGGCATCCCGGCCGCCGACGTGCGCGAGCTGGCCGACCGGCTGCGCGAGGCCACCGGTCCGGTGCGCGTCGTGCGCGGTCACGACGCGGGCGTCGAGGCGGCCCTGACCGACAAGGTCACCGCCGAACGCGACGAGGAGCTGCGTGTCTTCCTCTCCGAGGCCCGGCTGGTCAAGGACGACTTCGAGATCGGTGAGCTGCAGAAGGCCGTCGACTCCACGGTCCGCGGCTTCGAGGACGTCGTGAAGGTCCTGGACAGGGCCGAGGCCACGAGCGAGCGCTACATCGAGGGCACGTTCTTCCTCCGCGCGCGGGTGGAGGGCAACGACGTCGGTTACGGCACGATCGCCGCGGCCGGCCCGCACGCCTGCACCCTGCACTGGGTGCGCAACGACGGACCGGTCCGCTCGGGCGACCTGCTGCTCCTCGACGCGGGCGTCGAGACGCACACCTACTACACCGCCGACGTCACGCGCACGCTGCCCGTCGACGGCCGCTTCACCGAGATCCAGAGGAAGATCTACGACGCGGTGTACGAGGCCCAGGAGGCCGGCATCGAGGCCGTCCGGCCGGGCGCCAAGTACCGCGACTTCCACGACGCCGCGCAGCGCGTGCTCACCGCGAGGCTCGTCGAGTGGGGCCTGGTCGAGGGCCCGGTGGAGCGCGTCCTCGAGCTCGGTCTCCAGCGCCGCTGGACGCTGCACGGCACCGGTCACATGCTCGGCATGGACGTCCACGACTGCGCGGCCGCGCGCGTGGAGTCGTACGTCGACGGCACGCTGGAGCCCGGCATGGTGCTCACCGTCGAGCCCGGGCTGTACTTCCAGGCCGACGACCTGACGGTGCCGGAGGAGTACCGGGGGATCGGCGTCCGCATCGAGGACGACATCCTCGTCACCCAGGACGGCAACCGGAACCTGTCGGACGGCCTGCCGCGCCGCTCCGGCGAGGTCGAGGCCTGGATGGCTTCGCTCAAGGGCTGA
- a CDS encoding intradiol ring-cleavage dioxygenase: MTGLRKDTSITRRRALAVTGGTVAAGGLAAAGYQAAFADTGTTAATTAGASASASAGSTGGACMTLMTSVTQGPYYLDGALVRKDITEGKSGVPLTLRLTVVDATDGCTPVAGAAVEIWHCDAWGYYSGYTTANPGGSAPAESEDGSTANDATYLRGYQIANANGVVKFETVFPGWYTPRTCHIHLKVHTGGQKEDGTYEGGKVNHTGQLFFPDDVAEEIFALEPYARHTGSYTVLADDMVYDGGGASSGLLTLKAVHKADPSKGYKGTLTLGVDPDAESTGAGGGGGGGGTPPSGAPTGTPPSGAPTASAST, encoded by the coding sequence ATGACAGGACTTCGCAAGGACACCTCCATCACCCGGCGGCGCGCCCTCGCGGTCACCGGCGGCACGGTCGCGGCCGGCGGACTCGCCGCCGCCGGCTACCAGGCCGCCTTCGCCGACACCGGCACGACTGCCGCCACGACTGCCGGGGCGAGCGCGTCGGCCTCCGCCGGTTCGACGGGCGGCGCCTGCATGACCCTGATGACGAGCGTCACGCAGGGGCCGTATTACCTGGACGGCGCCTTGGTGCGCAAGGACATCACCGAGGGCAAGAGCGGAGTGCCGCTGACCCTGCGGCTCACCGTCGTCGACGCCACCGACGGCTGCACCCCGGTCGCCGGCGCGGCCGTCGAGATCTGGCACTGCGACGCCTGGGGCTATTACTCCGGCTACACCACCGCCAACCCCGGCGGTTCCGCGCCGGCCGAGAGCGAGGACGGCTCCACCGCGAACGACGCCACCTATCTGCGCGGCTATCAGATCGCCAACGCCAACGGGGTCGTCAAGTTCGAGACGGTCTTCCCCGGCTGGTACACGCCCCGCACCTGCCACATCCACCTCAAGGTGCACACCGGTGGCCAGAAGGAGGACGGCACCTACGAGGGCGGCAAGGTCAACCACACCGGCCAGCTGTTCTTCCCCGACGACGTCGCCGAGGAGATCTTCGCCCTGGAGCCGTACGCCCGGCACACCGGCAGCTACACCGTGCTCGCCGACGACATGGTCTACGACGGCGGCGGCGCGTCCAGCGGGTTGCTGACCCTGAAGGCCGTCCACAAGGCCGACCCGTCCAAGGGCTACAAGGGGACCCTCACCCTGGGCGTGGACCCCGACGCCGAGAGCACCGGCGCGGGCGGTGGCGGCGGAGGCGGCGGCACGCCCCCGAGCGGCGCCCCCACCGGAACCCCGCCGAGCGGCGCCCCGACGGCGTCCGCGTCCACCTGA
- a CDS encoding PP2C family protein-serine/threonine phosphatase — MLDIPSRVRVHVETPLAAQNDMGVCDAFEQYAPVREPDAMNAPHPPKVAGIDPTVPSPAHTVPPAPAVPGGSAAPAAASVPPDPSSGAPGMPGAGALLTDRLAGWVSDLTTLHELTERLARTAVLQDALQELLHAGAALVGARRGLVVLEPADRLGPDTTIGLGLGRADLGHIETVPRSALSYGRILDGLPGGDGEITEPDLLSGDGLDPRHREVAARLGYAASYALPLETDGASGRLGAAVWLYDEPAEPGERRRHLIGLYVRYAAEHLARLVELERTRACMKTMSEELLPSRLPRVPGVQLAARHRTGPRGGGDWYDALPLPDAALGLAVGSVTGSGPSAVAAMGRLRASLRAYAVMEGEDPVAVLSDLELLLRLTEPARSATALFAYCEPALRKITLAGAGHCPPLLVGERRTEFVETSVSAPLGMLACWEAPSVELEAEPGETVLLYTDGLLHRAGDLADRAFARLHAAAAGVPKPLRRDPGAVADHVLRTMLPDGLYDQDSDEDVVLLAARFE; from the coding sequence ATGCTGGACATCCCCTCACGAGTGCGTGTACATGTGGAGACACCGCTAGCGGCGCAGAATGACATGGGGGTTTGCGATGCTTTTGAGCAATACGCTCCGGTCCGAGAGCCGGATGCCATGAACGCCCCTCACCCTCCGAAAGTGGCCGGAATCGATCCAACGGTTCCGTCGCCCGCACACACTGTCCCGCCCGCGCCTGCCGTGCCGGGCGGCTCCGCCGCCCCCGCGGCCGCCTCCGTCCCCCCGGATCCGTCGTCCGGCGCTCCCGGCATGCCGGGAGCGGGAGCCCTGCTGACGGACCGGCTGGCCGGCTGGGTCTCGGACCTCACCACACTGCACGAACTCACCGAACGCCTGGCCCGCACGGCCGTGCTGCAGGACGCCCTCCAGGAGCTGCTGCACGCCGGAGCCGCCCTCGTGGGCGCCCGCCGCGGTCTCGTCGTCCTCGAACCGGCCGACCGGCTGGGCCCCGACACCACCATCGGACTGGGCCTCGGCCGCGCCGACCTCGGCCACATCGAGACCGTCCCCCGCAGCGCCCTGTCCTACGGCCGCATCCTCGACGGGCTGCCCGGCGGCGACGGCGAGATCACCGAGCCCGACCTGCTGTCCGGGGACGGCCTGGACCCCCGTCATCGCGAGGTGGCCGCCCGCCTCGGCTACGCCGCCAGCTACGCGCTGCCACTGGAGACGGACGGCGCGTCCGGCCGGCTGGGCGCGGCCGTGTGGCTCTACGACGAGCCCGCCGAGCCGGGCGAACGCCGGCGCCACCTGATCGGCCTGTACGTCCGGTACGCCGCCGAGCACCTGGCGCGGCTGGTGGAGCTCGAGCGCACACGCGCGTGCATGAAGACCATGTCCGAGGAGCTGCTGCCGTCCCGGCTGCCGCGGGTGCCCGGCGTCCAGCTCGCCGCCCGGCACCGAACCGGCCCGCGCGGGGGCGGCGACTGGTACGACGCGCTGCCGCTTCCGGACGCCGCACTGGGTCTGGCCGTCGGTTCCGTCACCGGGTCCGGGCCGAGCGCCGTCGCCGCGATGGGCCGGCTGCGCGCCTCCCTGCGGGCGTACGCGGTGATGGAGGGCGAGGACCCCGTCGCCGTCCTGTCCGACCTGGAGCTGCTGCTGCGGCTGACCGAGCCCGCGCGGTCCGCCACCGCGCTGTTCGCGTACTGCGAACCCGCGCTGCGCAAGATCACCCTGGCCGGCGCGGGGCACTGCCCGCCGCTGCTGGTCGGGGAGCGGCGCACGGAGTTCGTGGAGACCTCCGTCTCGGCGCCGTTGGGCATGCTGGCCTGCTGGGAGGCGCCGAGCGTCGAACTGGAGGCCGAACCGGGCGAGACGGTGCTGCTCTACACCGACGGACTGCTGCACCGCGCCGGCGACCTGGCCGACCGCGCCTTCGCCCGGCTGCACGCGGCGGCCGCCGGGGTGCCCAAGCCGCTGCGCCGGGACCCCGGGGCGGTCGCCGACCACGTACTGCGCACGATGCTGCCGGACGGCCTGTACGACCAGGACAGCGACGAGGACGTGGTGCTGCTGGCGGCCCGTTTCGAGTAG
- a CDS encoding SCO family protein, translated as MRKKTFAVAALFAAATLTLSACASDDGASPVAVVSEEGKQQAATVLDQPFAKPALVLTDTRGAAYDLRKETDGHPTLVYFGYTNCPDVCPLTMSNIAVAKKQLPKAEQDELRVVFVTTDPDRDTPAALGAWLKGIDPQVVGLTGKFATIQAAARSLGISVEAPHKDKNGKIVSTHGTQVVAFSPKTNGGYVLYGEDAKVDDYIKDLPEIIKGENP; from the coding sequence ATGCGTAAGAAGACATTCGCCGTGGCCGCGCTGTTCGCCGCCGCCACCCTCACCCTCTCCGCCTGCGCCAGCGACGACGGCGCGAGCCCCGTGGCCGTGGTCTCCGAGGAGGGCAAGCAGCAGGCCGCTACCGTGCTCGACCAGCCCTTCGCCAAGCCCGCCCTGGTCCTCACCGACACCCGGGGCGCCGCGTACGACCTCCGCAAGGAGACGGACGGCCACCCGACGCTGGTCTACTTCGGCTACACAAACTGCCCGGACGTCTGCCCGCTGACGATGAGCAACATCGCCGTCGCCAAGAAGCAGCTGCCCAAGGCGGAGCAGGACGAGCTGCGCGTCGTGTTCGTCACCACGGACCCGGACCGCGACACCCCGGCCGCGCTCGGCGCCTGGCTCAAGGGCATCGACCCCCAGGTCGTCGGCCTCACCGGGAAGTTCGCGACGATCCAGGCCGCCGCCCGCTCGCTCGGCATCTCCGTCGAGGCGCCGCACAAGGACAAGAACGGCAAGATCGTCTCCACCCACGGCACCCAGGTCGTCGCCTTCTCCCCGAAGACGAACGGCGGATACGTGCTGTACGGCGAGGACGCCAAGGTCGACGACTACATCAAGGACCTGCCCGAGATCATCAAGGGTGAGAACCCGTGA
- the efeB gene encoding iron uptake transporter deferrochelatase/peroxidase subunit — MPDQSLPEAPTPVTRSTRASAPETPAPAAGPDGESTQRPASSESPARDLTRRRLLGAAGASGLVLGAAGAAAGYAAAPAQATPLSSVGAGQAMFHVKHQPGITQGLQARGHLVAFDLVVGAGRKEAAALLRRWSETARRLMAGEAAAHDDTDVARDAGPSSLTVTFGFGNSFFTRTGLEKQRPAALDPLPAFSSDHLDATRSNGDLWVQIGADDALVAFHALRAIQKDAGSAAKVRWQMNGFNRTPGATAHPMTARNLMGQMDGTRNPKPAESDFDQRVFVPAAGRKDPAWMANGSYAVVRRIRMLLDDWEKASLKAQEQVIGRRKADGAALSGGAETTEMDLEKTDANGDLVVPINAHARITRPDQNGGAAMLRRPFSYHDGIDPDGTPDAGLLFVCWQADPLRGFVTVQRKLDRGDALSRYIRHESSGLFAVPGGAAKGEYVGQRLLEA; from the coding sequence ATGCCCGACCAGTCCCTCCCCGAGGCACCCACCCCCGTGACCCGTTCCACCCGGGCCAGCGCGCCGGAAACACCGGCCCCCGCCGCCGGCCCGGACGGCGAGAGCACCCAGCGGCCCGCCTCGTCGGAGTCCCCCGCCAGGGACCTGACCCGACGCCGACTGCTCGGCGCGGCCGGCGCCTCCGGACTCGTCCTCGGCGCGGCGGGCGCGGCGGCGGGATACGCGGCGGCGCCCGCCCAGGCGACGCCGTTGTCGTCGGTCGGAGCAGGGCAGGCGATGTTCCACGTGAAACATCAGCCCGGCATCACTCAGGGCCTCCAGGCCCGCGGCCACCTCGTCGCCTTCGACCTGGTGGTCGGCGCCGGGCGCAAGGAGGCGGCCGCACTCCTGCGCCGCTGGTCGGAGACGGCCCGGCGACTGATGGCGGGCGAGGCGGCCGCACACGACGACACGGATGTGGCCCGGGACGCCGGACCGTCCTCGCTGACGGTCACCTTCGGTTTCGGCAACAGTTTCTTCACCCGCACCGGACTGGAGAAACAGCGCCCGGCCGCTCTGGACCCGCTTCCCGCCTTCTCCTCCGACCACCTCGACGCGACCCGCAGCAACGGCGACCTCTGGGTGCAGATCGGCGCGGACGACGCGCTGGTCGCCTTCCACGCCCTCCGGGCGATCCAGAAGGACGCGGGGAGCGCGGCGAAGGTCCGCTGGCAGATGAACGGCTTCAACCGGACGCCGGGCGCCACCGCCCATCCCATGACGGCCCGCAACCTGATGGGACAGATGGACGGGACCCGCAACCCCAAACCGGCCGAGTCCGACTTCGACCAGCGCGTCTTCGTCCCGGCGGCCGGCCGGAAGGACCCGGCGTGGATGGCGAACGGCTCCTACGCCGTGGTCCGCCGGATCCGGATGCTCCTCGACGACTGGGAGAAGGCGTCGCTGAAGGCGCAGGAGCAGGTCATCGGGCGCCGGAAGGCTGATGGAGCGGCGTTGTCGGGGGGCGCCGAGACGACCGAGATGGATCTGGAGAAGACGGACGCGAACGGCGATCTGGTCGTCCCGATCAACGCGCACGCCCGCATCACCCGACCCGACCAGAACGGTGGCGCGGCGATGCTGCGGCGACCCTTCTCCTATCACGACGGCATCGACCCGGACGGCACTCCGGACGCGGGCCTGCTGTTCGTCTGCTGGCAGGCGGACCCGCTGCGCGGCTTCGTCACCGTGCAGCGCAAACTCGACCGCGGGGACGCCCTGTCGCGGTACATCCGCCATGAGTCGAGCGGACTGTTCGCGGTGCCGGGCGGGGCGGCCAAGGGCGAGTACGTGGGGCAGCGGCTGCTGGAGGCGTGA
- a CDS encoding copper chaperone PCu(A)C, with translation MLSAGCASDADGRAELSVRAAYIPQPVSATMAAGFLTVVNKGDAQDELTSVTSTAAGSVTLHETVGSSMREVASLDIPAHGQLVFKSGGNHLMFEKLKSRPVQGATVTVELHFTSSDPLEVEIPVKSATYDPTTGH, from the coding sequence CTGTTGTCGGCGGGGTGCGCGTCGGACGCGGACGGCCGGGCGGAACTCTCCGTCCGTGCCGCCTACATTCCGCAGCCGGTCTCCGCCACCATGGCCGCCGGTTTCCTGACCGTCGTCAACAAGGGCGACGCGCAGGACGAGCTGACGTCCGTCACCAGTACCGCGGCGGGCAGCGTCACCCTCCATGAGACCGTCGGGTCGTCGATGCGGGAGGTCGCCTCCCTCGACATCCCCGCCCACGGTCAACTCGTGTTCAAGAGCGGCGGAAACCACCTGATGTTCGAGAAGCTGAAGAGCAGGCCGGTACAGGGCGCGACGGTGACCGTCGAACTCCACTTCACCTCGTCCGACCCGCTCGAGGTCGAGATCCCGGTGAAGTCCGCCACGTACGACCCGACCACCGGCCACTGA
- a CDS encoding triphosphoribosyl-dephospho-CoA synthase, translating to MHSREDEALAQAAVAALTGQLALAPKPGLPDPRDLAARVTRRDHRGLTWSAKALAPGLAAMAAAARRTGEPTPRLRAELGAIGRCTEHSVGLAGGGHRGALWALGLLVAAAALDPRARGVEVTATAKRIAAHPDRAAPRRPSRGATVSAKYGAAGARGEARAGFPHVRRALDALALALARARTAGAGEAEARLDALLTVMSTLQDTELLHTAGPLGLRHVQSGARAVLDAGGTSAEAGAKALVAFDTDLHARAWSPRGSAGLLSGALFVDSLPPAAATGAA from the coding sequence ATGCACAGCCGTGAGGACGAGGCGCTCGCGCAGGCGGCGGTGGCCGCGCTGACGGGCCAGCTGGCACTGGCCCCCAAACCCGGCCTGCCCGATCCCCGCGACCTGGCGGCCCGGGTCACCCGCAGGGACCACCGTGGGCTGACCTGGTCGGCCAAGGCGCTCGCACCCGGACTCGCGGCGATGGCCGCGGCCGCCCGCCGCACCGGCGAGCCGACGCCCCGGCTCCGCGCGGAGTTGGGCGCGATCGGACGGTGCACCGAGCACTCGGTGGGCCTGGCCGGCGGTGGGCACCGGGGGGCCCTGTGGGCGCTCGGCCTGCTGGTGGCGGCGGCCGCCCTCGACCCCCGGGCGCGGGGCGTCGAGGTCACCGCGACCGCCAAGAGGATCGCCGCGCACCCGGACCGGGCGGCCCCGCGGCGGCCCTCGCGGGGTGCGACGGTCTCGGCGAAGTACGGCGCGGCCGGTGCCCGCGGTGAGGCCCGCGCCGGATTCCCGCATGTGCGCCGGGCGTTGGACGCGCTGGCGCTGGCGCTGGCGCGGGCGCGCACGGCCGGCGCCGGCGAGGCAGAGGCGCGGCTCGACGCCCTGCTCACCGTGATGTCGACGCTCCAGGACACCGAACTCCTGCACACAGCGGGCCCCTTGGGCCTGCGGCACGTCCAGTCGGGCGCCCGGGCGGTTCTCGACGCCGGCGGGACGTCGGCGGAAGCGGGCGCGAAGGCCCTGGTCGCCTTCGACACCGACCTCCACGCGCGCGCGTGGAGCCCCCGCGGCAGCGCGGGCCTCCTGTCGGGCGCCCTGTTCGTCGACTCCCTCCCGCCCGCCGCGGCGACCGGAGCCGCGTGA
- a CDS encoding copper resistance CopC/CopD family protein has translation MTQTIAPRVRMLVLLFLAIAGALLAGAGPASAHAALTGSDPAQGVVVDKAPTQVTLTFSETVSMNDDSLRVLDPKGARVDDGKPSEVSGTTYAVQLHSGLPDGTYTVTYQVVSADSHPVAGAYTFSIGSPSETSVSVSGQEAGGGIVGRLYGFGRYVSYAGFLVMVGGAAFVLACWQRGTGVRSLQRLVVSGWLAMTAATLFLLLLRGSYSRSGTLGDVFDLDLLGEALQTKTGAALVSRLLLLAAAALFIAVLFGAYDKREDEEKRDLTFGLAIGGTVVAAGLAASWAMAEHASTGLQPGIAMPVDVLHLLAVATWLGGLAALLVALYRAPADRPVDAAAVRRFSRVAFGSVLVVVATGVYQSWRQLGSWSAFTDTRYGRLLLVKIGLVALLVGIAWISRRWTARLAVPTAAEAAVHTSAAGESASGESARGKEPVPAAATGGSGGAAGAASVDPTGSVENPKPVKGSTDSQGSQGSQGKKNGSGDALEQRVPGDSAGGERAAQLARQRAAVDAARQKRLRTADGERFGLRRSVLAETGVAVVLLAVTTVLTSTEPGRTEQDAARAARSSSSSASAADSASGALTLDMPFDTGGADGKGVVSVDLDPARAGANEMHVYVTRPNGRAFDVPEVKVAFTLEAKSIGPLPVAPDHITTGHWSANAVQIPLAGEWKIAVTVRTSDIDQVTVSKNAQIG, from the coding sequence TTGACGCAGACCATCGCCCCGCGCGTCCGGATGCTCGTGCTGCTGTTCCTGGCGATCGCCGGCGCGCTCCTCGCCGGCGCCGGACCCGCCTCCGCGCACGCCGCGCTGACCGGCAGCGACCCCGCGCAGGGGGTGGTGGTCGACAAGGCTCCCACGCAGGTGACGCTGACCTTCTCCGAGACCGTCTCGATGAACGACGACTCCCTGCGCGTCCTCGACCCCAAGGGCGCCCGGGTCGACGACGGCAAGCCCTCCGAGGTCAGCGGCACCACCTACGCCGTCCAACTGCACTCGGGGCTGCCCGACGGCACATACACCGTGACCTACCAGGTGGTCTCCGCCGACAGCCATCCCGTCGCCGGCGCCTACACCTTCTCGATCGGCTCCCCCTCCGAGACCAGCGTCTCGGTGTCCGGCCAGGAGGCCGGCGGGGGAATCGTCGGCCGGCTGTACGGCTTCGGCCGCTACGTGTCGTACGCCGGGTTCCTCGTGATGGTCGGCGGGGCCGCCTTCGTGCTGGCCTGCTGGCAGCGCGGCACCGGCGTGCGGTCCCTGCAGCGACTCGTCGTCTCCGGCTGGCTCGCGATGACCGCGGCCACCCTGTTCCTGCTGCTCCTGCGCGGCTCCTACAGCCGCTCGGGCACACTCGGCGACGTCTTCGACCTCGACCTCCTGGGCGAGGCCCTGCAGACCAAGACCGGTGCCGCCCTGGTCTCCCGGCTGCTGTTGCTCGCCGCGGCCGCCCTGTTCATCGCCGTGCTCTTCGGCGCCTACGACAAGCGGGAGGACGAGGAGAAGCGGGACCTGACCTTCGGGCTCGCCATCGGCGGAACCGTCGTGGCAGCCGGACTCGCGGCGAGCTGGGCCATGGCCGAGCACGCCTCGACCGGACTGCAACCGGGCATCGCGATGCCGGTCGACGTGCTGCATCTGCTCGCGGTCGCGACCTGGCTCGGCGGGCTCGCCGCACTGCTCGTCGCGCTGTACCGGGCACCCGCCGACCGCCCCGTCGACGCCGCCGCCGTCCGGCGCTTCTCCCGGGTCGCCTTCGGCAGCGTCCTCGTCGTTGTCGCCACCGGCGTCTACCAGTCCTGGCGTCAGCTCGGCTCCTGGTCCGCGTTCACCGACACCCGCTACGGCCGGCTGCTGCTCGTCAAGATCGGGCTCGTGGCGCTGCTGGTCGGCATCGCCTGGATCTCCCGTCGGTGGACGGCTCGGCTGGCGGTCCCGACGGCCGCCGAGGCGGCGGTTCACACGTCGGCCGCCGGGGAGTCCGCGTCCGGGGAGTCCGCGCGAGGGAAAGAGCCTGTCCCGGCGGCGGCGACCGGAGGAAGCGGCGGTGCGGCCGGGGCGGCCTCGGTCGACCCCACCGGGAGCGTCGAGAACCCCAAGCCCGTCAAGGGCTCCACGGACTCCCAGGGCTCCCAGGGTTCCCAGGGCAAGAAGAACGGTTCAGGGGACGCCTTGGAGCAGCGTGTCCCGGGTGACTCCGCAGGCGGCGAGCGGGCCGCGCAGCTCGCCCGTCAGCGGGCAGCCGTGGACGCGGCACGACAGAAGCGGCTGCGTACCGCGGACGGCGAGCGGTTCGGCCTGCGCCGCTCGGTGCTCGCCGAGACCGGGGTCGCCGTCGTCCTGCTGGCCGTCACCACCGTCCTGACGTCCACCGAGCCGGGCCGTACGGAGCAGGACGCCGCCAGGGCCGCCCGGTCCTCCTCGTCCTCGGCTTCCGCGGCGGACTCCGCCTCGGGCGCCCTGACCCTGGACATGCCGTTCGACACGGGCGGCGCCGACGGCAAGGGCGTGGTGAGTGTGGACCTCGATCCCGCACGCGCCGGCGCCAACGAGATGCATGTGTACGTGACGCGGCCCAACGGCCGCGCCTTCGACGTGCCCGAGGTCAAGGTCGCCTTCACCCTCGAGGCCAAGAGCATCGGGCCGCTGCCCGTCGCCCCCGACCACATCACCACCGGCCACTGGTCGGCGAACGCCGTGCAGATCCCCCTGGCGGGCGAATGGAAGATCGCCGTGACCGTGCGGACCTCCGACATCGACCAGGTGACCGTCTCCAAGAACGCGCAGATCGGCTGA
- a CDS encoding YcnI family protein, with the protein MKASRIASRTACRIAAAGAAAGCAVLVLSSPALAHVSVAAEGAAAKGGYAVVDFKVPNERDNASTTKLEVAFPTDHPLASAMPEPINGWTIQVTKAKLAKPIELHGKQISEAVSKITWTATGDGVKPGFFQKFPVSVGALPEDTDELVFKAIQTYSNKEVVRWIEVQGDGAEEPENPAPVLALSAASENGHHGSTASDAAEESDDAKAAAKTTEAASDADASDTTARVLGVVGIVVGVAGVAYGVLAGRRRTTTEA; encoded by the coding sequence ATGAAGGCCTCACGTATCGCTTCCCGTACCGCCTGCCGGATCGCCGCCGCAGGCGCTGCCGCCGGGTGCGCCGTGCTCGTCCTGTCCTCGCCCGCCCTCGCGCACGTCAGCGTCGCCGCCGAGGGCGCCGCGGCGAAGGGCGGCTACGCGGTCGTCGACTTCAAGGTCCCCAACGAGCGGGACAACGCCTCGACCACCAAGCTCGAGGTCGCCTTCCCGACCGACCACCCGCTGGCCTCTGCGATGCCGGAGCCGATCAACGGCTGGACCATCCAGGTCACCAAGGCCAAGCTCGCCAAGCCCATCGAGCTGCACGGCAAGCAGATCTCCGAGGCGGTCTCCAAGATCACCTGGACCGCCACCGGCGACGGCGTCAAGCCTGGCTTCTTCCAGAAGTTCCCGGTCTCCGTGGGCGCGCTGCCCGAGGACACCGACGAACTGGTCTTCAAGGCGATCCAGACGTACTCCAACAAGGAGGTCGTGCGCTGGATCGAAGTCCAGGGGGACGGCGCGGAGGAGCCGGAGAACCCGGCCCCGGTGCTCGCCCTGAGCGCCGCGTCCGAGAACGGCCACCACGGCTCGACCGCCTCGGACGCCGCTGAGGAGTCCGACGACGCCAAGGCCGCCGCCAAGACGACCGAGGCCGCCTCCGACGCGGACGCCAGCGACACCACGGCCCGCGTCCTCGGCGTGGTCGGCATCGTCGTCGGCGTCGCCGGTGTGGCGTACGGCGTGCTCGCCGGCCGCCGCCGGACCACGACCGAGGCCTGA
- a CDS encoding ATP-binding protein, with translation MSIWWSLHLRREAASVPLARRLLLGTMETAGVDPDVSYDLSVALSEACANAVEHGGATAIGGSSEAYRVTAYLDGETCRIEVADSGPGFAGERPAPAPVRTNADAEQGRGLFLIQELADHVHIGNKPGLGGAVVSFDKILKWRKDAPLMAV, from the coding sequence ATGAGCATCTGGTGGTCACTCCATCTGCGGCGCGAAGCCGCGAGCGTGCCGCTCGCCCGCCGCCTGCTGCTCGGCACGATGGAGACGGCGGGCGTCGATCCCGACGTCAGCTACGACCTCTCCGTCGCCCTGAGCGAGGCCTGCGCCAACGCCGTCGAGCACGGCGGGGCCACCGCGATCGGCGGTTCTTCCGAGGCATACCGCGTGACGGCCTACCTCGACGGCGAGACGTGCCGCATCGAGGTCGCCGACTCGGGCCCGGGGTTCGCCGGTGAGCGCCCCGCTCCCGCGCCGGTGCGCACGAACGCCGACGCCGAACAGGGCCGGGGCCTGTTCCTCATCCAGGAGCTCGCCGACCACGTCCACATCGGCAACAAGCCGGGGCTCGGCGGGGCGGTCGTGAGCTTCGACAAGATCCTGAAGTGGCGCAAGGACGCCCCGCTGATGGCCGTGTGA